One part of the Roseomonas gilardii genome encodes these proteins:
- the mnmE gene encoding tRNA uridine-5-carboxymethylaminomethyl(34) synthesis GTPase MnmE has product MSTADTIFALATGAGRSAVAVLRLSGPGCGAVLDRLAGRRPAARMATLRTLRDAAGAALDRALVLWFPGPRSYTGEDAAELHLHGGRAVVAAVSEALVAAGARVAEPGEFTRRAFLHGKLDLTEAEGIADLIEAETEAQRRQALRQTEGALSREARGWAERLTRLLAQQEAALEFAEEGLPSDLDEVVRAGAGALRAEIAAALADGGRGERLREGLDVAILGAPNVGKSSLLNALTGREAAIVSARAGTTRDVVEARFDLAGVPATLADTAGLREGADEIEAEGIRRAHRRGEEADIVLAVFAADTAPDAETLALLARRDCVVVANRCDLAEPAADYAGLAPLRVSARTGAGLAALRARLEEEAERRAGGAALLTRPRHRAALEEVARHLAEAEAAPVPELASEGLRAASLALGRLTGRVGVEQVLDVVFGSFCIGK; this is encoded by the coding sequence ATGAGCACGGCGGACACGATCTTTGCGCTGGCGACGGGGGCCGGGCGCTCGGCGGTGGCGGTGCTGCGGCTGTCGGGGCCGGGCTGCGGGGCGGTGCTGGACCGGCTGGCCGGGCGGCGGCCGGCGGCGCGGATGGCCACGCTGCGGACGCTGCGGGACGCGGCGGGGGCGGCGCTGGACCGGGCGCTGGTGCTGTGGTTCCCGGGTCCGCGCTCCTACACGGGCGAGGATGCGGCGGAGCTGCACCTGCATGGCGGGCGGGCCGTGGTGGCGGCGGTGTCGGAGGCGCTGGTGGCGGCCGGGGCGCGGGTGGCGGAGCCCGGGGAGTTCACCCGGCGGGCCTTCCTGCACGGGAAGCTGGACCTGACCGAGGCCGAGGGCATCGCCGACCTGATCGAGGCGGAGACCGAGGCGCAGCGGCGCCAGGCGCTGCGCCAGACGGAGGGCGCCCTGTCGCGGGAGGCGCGGGGCTGGGCGGAGCGGCTGACGCGGCTGCTGGCGCAGCAGGAGGCGGCGCTGGAATTCGCCGAGGAAGGGCTGCCCTCCGACCTGGACGAGGTGGTGCGGGCGGGGGCCGGGGCGTTGCGGGCGGAGATCGCCGCGGCGCTGGCGGATGGCGGGCGTGGCGAGCGTCTGCGCGAGGGGCTGGACGTGGCGATCCTGGGTGCGCCGAACGTGGGCAAGTCCTCGCTGCTGAACGCGCTGACGGGGCGGGAAGCGGCCATCGTCTCGGCCCGGGCGGGCACCACGCGGGATGTGGTGGAGGCGCGCTTCGACCTGGCGGGGGTGCCGGCGACGCTGGCGGACACGGCCGGGCTGCGCGAGGGAGCCGACGAGATCGAGGCCGAGGGCATCCGCCGTGCGCACCGGCGGGGGGAGGAGGCCGATATCGTGCTGGCCGTCTTCGCGGCTGACACCGCGCCGGATGCCGAGACGCTGGCCCTGCTGGCGCGGCGGGACTGCGTGGTGGTGGCCAACCGCTGCGACCTCGCGGAGCCGGCGGCGGATTACGCGGGGCTGGCGCCGCTGCGGGTCTCGGCCCGGACCGGGGCGGGGCTGGCGGCGTTGCGGGCGCGGCTGGAGGAGGAGGCGGAGCGGCGGGCCGGCGGCGCCGCGCTGCTGACCCGCCCGCGCCACCGCGCCGCGCTGGAGGAGGTGGCGCGGCATCTGGCCGAGGCGGAGGCCGCGCCCGTGCCGGAACTGGCCTCCGAGGGGCTGCGCGCCGCGTCGCTGGCCCTGGGGCGCCTCACGGGCCGGGTGGGCGTCGAGCAGGTGCTGGATGTCGTCTTCGGCAGCTTCTGCATCGGGAAGTGA
- a CDS encoding thioredoxin domain-containing protein: MGQTYPSENLLSHEASPYLLQHAGNPVHWRPWGAAALAEARATGRPILLSVGYAACHWCHVMAHESFEDPETAALMNQLFVNVKVDREERPDIDAAYMNALHLLGEQGGWPLTMFLTPAGEPFWGGTYFPPEPRWGRPSFRQVLRGVAATYAREPEKIAQNTTALSQGLAQLAASHPGALPDRDLLGRVTEALMGIQDPVQGGLRGAPKFPNAPIFRFLLQMTQRLERPDCAGAVHLLLRRMSQGGIWDHLGGGYARYAVDGVWLVPHFEKMLYDNAQLLELLALAYAQQPDALYAIRAEELVGWLEREMVAPNGAYTAALDADSEGEEGRFYVWAAAEVNAVLGEEAALFREVYDVGSEGNWEGKVVLNRSAHPDPLPEDQEEALAEARARLLEARAARVRPGRDDKVLADWNGLMVSGLVRAALVFDRPDWLDLARRVFEAVARDLAAPDGRLLHSWKDGQAGATGLLEDHAAMARAALALHEATGETGFLDRAAGWAEAAERHFAAPDGAYFSSAGDATDVPYRTRSAGDGPSPNGNGMLAEVQARLFHLTGEDRWARRAEATASAFTGLEGGVTAMPTLLGAADLLVSGRSVVVAGPPGAVQPLLRAALRAPDPATVVLRAPEPEALPPGHPAAGKGMVEGEAAAYLCAAGRCGLPVTEVAALVARLHQA; encoded by the coding sequence ATGGGCCAGACCTATCCGAGCGAGAACCTGCTGAGCCACGAGGCCAGCCCCTATCTGCTCCAGCATGCGGGGAACCCCGTGCACTGGCGGCCCTGGGGGGCGGCGGCGCTGGCGGAGGCACGGGCGACAGGGCGGCCGATCCTGCTCTCGGTGGGCTATGCCGCCTGCCACTGGTGCCACGTGATGGCCCATGAATCCTTCGAGGACCCCGAGACGGCGGCGCTGATGAACCAGCTCTTCGTCAACGTGAAGGTGGACCGGGAGGAACGGCCCGACATCGACGCCGCCTACATGAACGCGCTTCACCTGCTGGGGGAGCAGGGCGGCTGGCCGCTGACCATGTTCCTAACGCCGGCGGGCGAGCCCTTCTGGGGCGGCACCTATTTCCCGCCCGAGCCGCGTTGGGGCCGCCCCTCCTTCCGTCAGGTGCTGCGCGGCGTGGCCGCCACCTATGCGCGGGAGCCGGAGAAGATCGCCCAGAACACCACCGCGCTGAGCCAGGGGCTGGCGCAGCTCGCCGCCAGCCATCCCGGCGCCCTGCCAGACCGGGATCTGCTCGGGCGCGTGACCGAGGCGCTGATGGGCATCCAGGACCCGGTGCAGGGAGGGCTGCGCGGGGCGCCGAAATTCCCCAACGCGCCGATCTTCCGCTTCCTGCTGCAGATGACGCAGCGGCTGGAGCGCCCGGACTGCGCCGGGGCCGTGCATCTCCTGCTGCGGCGGATGAGCCAGGGCGGGATCTGGGATCATCTCGGCGGCGGCTATGCCCGCTATGCCGTCGATGGCGTCTGGCTCGTGCCGCATTTCGAAAAGATGCTCTACGACAACGCCCAGCTCCTGGAACTCCTGGCGCTGGCCTATGCGCAGCAGCCGGACGCCCTCTACGCCATCCGCGCGGAGGAGCTGGTCGGCTGGCTGGAGCGCGAGATGGTGGCCCCCAACGGCGCCTATACCGCCGCGCTGGACGCTGACAGCGAGGGCGAGGAAGGCCGCTTCTATGTCTGGGCCGCCGCCGAGGTGAACGCCGTGCTGGGCGAGGAGGCCGCGCTGTTCCGCGAGGTCTATGACGTCGGCAGCGAGGGCAACTGGGAGGGCAAGGTGGTGCTGAACCGCTCCGCCCATCCCGACCCCTTGCCCGAGGACCAGGAGGAAGCCCTGGCCGAGGCCCGCGCCCGGCTGCTGGAGGCCCGCGCGGCGCGGGTGCGCCCGGGGCGGGACGACAAGGTGCTGGCCGACTGGAACGGGCTGATGGTCTCCGGCCTGGTGCGCGCCGCCCTGGTCTTCGACAGGCCAGACTGGCTGGACCTCGCCCGCCGGGTCTTCGAAGCGGTGGCGCGGGACCTCGCGGCACCGGATGGGCGGCTGCTCCATTCCTGGAAGGACGGCCAGGCCGGCGCCACCGGGCTGCTGGAGGACCATGCCGCCATGGCCCGCGCCGCGCTGGCGCTGCACGAGGCGACGGGCGAGACCGGCTTCCTCGACCGCGCCGCCGGCTGGGCCGAGGCGGCCGAGCGTCACTTCGCCGCGCCGGACGGGGCCTATTTCAGCAGTGCCGGGGATGCCACCGATGTCCCCTACCGGACCCGCAGCGCGGGCGACGGACCTAGCCCGAACGGCAACGGCATGCTGGCCGAGGTCCAGGCCCGGCTCTTCCACCTGACCGGGGAGGACCGCTGGGCCCGGCGGGCGGAGGCCACCGCCTCGGCCTTCACCGGGCTAGAAGGCGGCGTGACCGCCATGCCGACCCTGCTGGGCGCGGCGGACCTGCTGGTCTCCGGCCGCAGCGTGGTCGTGGCGGGGCCGCCGGGCGCAGTGCAGCCCCTGCTGCGCGCCGCGCTGCGGGCGCCGGACCCGGCCACGGTGGTGCTGCGCGCCCCGGAACCGGAAGCCCTGCCGCCCGGCCACCCCGCCGCCGGCAAGGGCATGGTGGAGGGCGAGGCCGCCGCCTATCTCTGCGCCGCCGGGCGCTGCGGCCTGCCGGTGACGGAGGTGGCGGCGCTGGTCGCGCGGCTGCACCAGGCCTGA
- a CDS encoding methylated-DNA--[protein]-cysteine S-methyltransferase, giving the protein MPQLTLHSPLGELTVSEEDGQIVALDWGRGRDQAVTPVLAEAREQLHDWFDGKRSDFRLPLSPYGTDFQKRVWQAMREIPPGRTATYGEIAKALGSSARAVGMACGANPIPIIIPCHRVVAASGRLGGYSGEGGAETKRYLLRLEAAFVQELLP; this is encoded by the coding sequence ATGCCGCAACTCACGCTTCACTCGCCCCTCGGCGAGCTCACCGTGTCGGAAGAGGACGGCCAGATCGTCGCCCTCGATTGGGGGCGCGGCAGGGACCAGGCCGTGACACCCGTGCTGGCCGAGGCGCGGGAACAGCTCCATGACTGGTTCGACGGCAAGCGGAGCGATTTCCGCCTGCCGCTCTCCCCCTATGGCACGGATTTCCAGAAACGCGTCTGGCAGGCCATGCGGGAGATCCCGCCCGGCCGCACCGCCACCTATGGCGAGATCGCCAAGGCCCTCGGCTCCTCCGCCCGGGCGGTGGGCATGGCCTGCGGCGCCAATCCGATTCCGATCATCATCCCCTGCCACCGTGTGGTCGCCGCCAGCGGCCGGCTCGGCGGCTATTCCGGCGAGGGCGGCGCGGAGACCAAGCGCTACCTCCTCCGTCTCGAAGCCGCCTTCGTTCAGGAACTCCTCCCATGA
- a CDS encoding quinone oxidoreductase family protein, whose product MNHAIRIHEYGGPEKMLWEEVPLPAPKPGEALVRHTAVGLNYIDVYFRTGLYKAPSLPAVIGMEAAGVVEAVGEGVTEVAPGDRVAYGTGPIGAYSEARVVRADLLVKLPPAIADETAAAMMLQGMTAQYLLHRTFPVKAGQTILVHAAAGGVGLILCQWAKALGCTVIGTVSTPEKAELARGHGASHVILPGEDLPQRVKEITGGAMLPVVYDSVGKDTFMASLDCLAPLGTMVTYGNASGPVPPVDPGLLAAKGSLFLTRPTLATYTAKRADMVASAESLFGAVETGKVEIVVNQHWPLHDAAEAHRALEARRTMGSTVFIPG is encoded by the coding sequence ATGAACCATGCCATCCGCATCCATGAATATGGCGGCCCCGAGAAGATGCTCTGGGAAGAGGTCCCGCTGCCCGCGCCCAAGCCCGGCGAGGCGCTGGTGCGCCACACCGCCGTCGGGCTGAACTATATCGACGTCTATTTCCGCACCGGCCTCTACAAGGCGCCCAGCCTGCCGGCGGTGATCGGCATGGAGGCCGCGGGCGTGGTCGAGGCGGTGGGCGAAGGCGTGACCGAGGTGGCCCCCGGCGACCGCGTCGCCTATGGCACCGGCCCGATCGGCGCCTATTCCGAGGCCCGCGTGGTGCGGGCCGACCTGCTGGTGAAGCTGCCGCCGGCGATCGCGGACGAGACCGCCGCGGCGATGATGCTCCAGGGCATGACGGCGCAATACCTGCTGCACCGGACCTTCCCGGTGAAGGCCGGGCAGACCATCCTGGTCCATGCCGCGGCGGGCGGGGTCGGGCTGATCCTCTGCCAATGGGCCAAGGCCCTGGGCTGCACCGTGATCGGCACGGTCAGCACGCCGGAAAAGGCCGAGCTCGCCCGGGGGCATGGCGCGTCGCACGTGATCCTGCCGGGCGAGGACCTGCCGCAGCGGGTGAAGGAGATCACCGGCGGTGCGATGCTGCCGGTCGTCTATGACAGCGTCGGCAAGGACACCTTCATGGCCTCGCTGGACTGCCTGGCGCCGCTCGGCACCATGGTCACCTACGGCAATGCCTCCGGCCCCGTGCCGCCGGTCGATCCCGGCCTGCTGGCGGCCAAGGGTTCGCTCTTCCTGACGCGGCCGACGCTGGCGACCTACACCGCCAAGCGGGCCGATATGGTGGCCAGCGCGGAAAGCCTCTTCGGCGCGGTGGAAACCGGCAAGGTCGAGATCGTGGTGAACCAGCACTGGCCGCTGCACGACGCGGCAGAGGCGCATCGCGCGCTGGAAGCCCGCCGCACCATGGGAAGCACCGTCTTCATTCCCGGCTGA
- a CDS encoding NifU family protein, with product MFIETESTPNPATLKFLPGQDVMGARGTADFPDAEQAARSPLAERLFRLEGVARVFLGADFVTVTKDEDTDWQSLRPQVLGALMEHLMAGRPILAGEPAEAIEEEDTDPADAEVVAQIKELLDTRVRPAVAGDGGDIVFRGFRDGIVRLHMQGACSGCPSSRATLKHGVETMLRHYVPEVVAVEQVEA from the coding sequence ATGTTCATCGAGACCGAATCCACCCCCAATCCCGCCACGCTGAAGTTCCTGCCGGGGCAGGATGTGATGGGCGCGCGGGGCACCGCCGACTTCCCCGATGCGGAGCAGGCGGCCCGTTCCCCGCTGGCGGAGCGGCTCTTCCGGCTGGAGGGCGTGGCGCGGGTCTTCCTCGGCGCCGATTTCGTGACCGTCACCAAGGACGAGGACACCGACTGGCAGAGCCTGCGCCCGCAGGTGCTGGGCGCGCTGATGGAGCACCTGATGGCCGGCCGCCCGATCCTGGCCGGCGAGCCCGCCGAGGCCATCGAGGAGGAGGACACCGACCCCGCCGATGCCGAGGTGGTGGCCCAGATCAAGGAACTGCTGGACACCCGCGTCCGTCCGGCGGTGGCCGGCGATGGCGGCGACATCGTGTTCCGCGGCTTCCGCGACGGCATCGTGCGCCTGCACATGCAGGGCGCGTGCTCCGGCTGCCCATCCTCCCGCGCCACGCTGAAGCACGGCGTCGAGACGATGCTGCGGCACTATGTGCCGGAGGTCGTGGCGGTGGAGCAGGTCGAGGCCTGA
- a CDS encoding ABC transporter substrate-binding protein: MTLSRRAAALMAAAPLALSLAFPTHAQTGGSQPAPDKVLRVAPHADLRTLDPVVASILITRIHGTMIYETLFSWDSQLQPKPQMVDRFETSADNLTWSFHLRDGLKFHDGQPVTSRDVVASLNRWMTRDTAGAKLREYTASLDVVDDRSFTLKLNKPTGSVPFMLGSAVGQIPAIMREADAKTDPTTPVTTAIGSGPFRFNKEAWRPGALVVYDRNPDYVPRAEPPDGLAGGRVVKVDRVEWHIMPDPATAASALQTGEIDVWEQPAQDLLPMLQGARGIVVDKYTTNQAMLRPNHLFPPFNDPRARLAMAYLVNQEDALAAGVGDEKWWKTCGSYFVCGSPNGTEAGSEAYAKPNVARAKQLLAEAGYKGEKVVLITTNDIPAIGRMAEVAAANLKEGGMNVDVQFQDWGTVTSRQPKKDPPDQGGWNLFVTFASAATMQSPITNIGTNMACDRAWAGWPCDAEAERLRNAYVEAIGPEAQQKAVVALHRRLTEVQPYRLLGQFDQPYARRSNVSGFVPGPVLTFWNVEKK, translated from the coding sequence ATGACCCTTTCCCGTCGCGCCGCCGCCTTGATGGCCGCAGCGCCCCTGGCCCTTTCCCTGGCATTCCCCACTCATGCCCAGACCGGGGGCAGCCAACCGGCGCCCGACAAGGTGCTGCGCGTGGCGCCGCATGCCGACCTGCGCACGCTGGACCCGGTGGTGGCCTCGATCCTCATCACCCGCATCCACGGGACGATGATCTACGAGACGCTCTTCTCCTGGGATTCGCAGCTCCAGCCGAAGCCGCAGATGGTGGACCGGTTCGAGACCTCGGCGGACAACCTGACCTGGAGCTTCCATCTCCGCGACGGGCTGAAGTTCCACGATGGGCAGCCGGTGACCTCGCGCGACGTGGTGGCCTCGCTGAACCGCTGGATGACGCGCGACACGGCGGGCGCCAAGCTGCGCGAGTACACCGCCTCGCTGGATGTGGTGGACGATCGCAGCTTCACGCTGAAGCTGAACAAGCCGACCGGCAGCGTGCCCTTCATGCTGGGCTCGGCGGTCGGGCAGATCCCCGCGATCATGCGGGAAGCGGATGCGAAGACCGACCCCACCACGCCGGTCACCACCGCCATCGGCTCCGGCCCCTTCCGCTTCAACAAGGAGGCCTGGCGGCCGGGCGCGCTGGTCGTCTATGACCGCAACCCGGACTACGTCCCCCGCGCCGAGCCGCCCGACGGCCTCGCCGGCGGCCGGGTGGTGAAGGTGGACCGCGTCGAGTGGCACATCATGCCCGACCCGGCCACGGCGGCCTCGGCGCTCCAGACAGGCGAGATCGATGTCTGGGAGCAGCCGGCGCAGGACCTGCTGCCGATGCTCCAGGGCGCACGGGGCATCGTGGTGGACAAGTACACCACCAACCAGGCGATGCTGCGGCCCAACCATCTCTTCCCGCCCTTCAACGATCCGCGGGCGCGGCTGGCCATGGCCTATCTGGTGAACCAGGAGGACGCGCTGGCCGCCGGGGTGGGCGACGAGAAGTGGTGGAAGACCTGCGGCAGCTATTTCGTCTGCGGCAGCCCGAACGGCACGGAGGCCGGTTCCGAGGCCTATGCCAAGCCGAACGTCGCCCGGGCCAAGCAGCTCCTGGCCGAGGCCGGCTACAAGGGCGAGAAGGTGGTGCTGATCACCACCAACGACATTCCCGCCATCGGCCGCATGGCCGAGGTCGCCGCCGCCAACCTCAAGGAAGGCGGCATGAACGTGGATGTGCAGTTCCAGGACTGGGGCACCGTGACCTCCCGCCAGCCGAAGAAGGACCCGCCGGACCAGGGCGGCTGGAACCTCTTCGTCACCTTCGCCTCCGCCGCCACCATGCAGTCGCCGATCACCAATATCGGCACGAACATGGCCTGCGACCGCGCCTGGGCCGGCTGGCCCTGCGACGCGGAGGCCGAGCGGCTGCGCAACGCCTATGTCGAGGCGATCGGGCCGGAGGCGCAGCAGAAGGCGGTGGTCGCCCTGCACAGGCGCCTGACGGAGGTGCAGCCCTACCGGCTGCTCGGCCAGTTCGACCAGCCCTATGCCCGGCGCAGCAATGTCAGCGGCTTCGTGCCGGGGCCGGTGCTGACCTTCTGGAACGTCGAGAAGAAATAG
- a CDS encoding aliphatic sulfonate ABC transporter substrate-binding protein yields MPPTRRHMLLSLAALGCASLPRGVQAAPPAEFHIGYQKIGLLVVARQQRLIEQRLAEPAIPVTWSEFAAGPPLLEALNAGSIDFGYTGDAPPIFAQSAGAELVYVAATPPSGTGEAIIVRDASPIRSLADLRGRRVGFTRGSSAHNLTVAALEKAGLAYGDITPVLLSPADAAAAFGRGDIDAWTIWDPFLALAQARETVRVLATAPEIAPTNSFLLARRAFAERHPEVIVQALAGLRQAAAWAEANRDRVAATLSEITGVEIGAQTVAAARTDFGILPLSDDIVAHQQATADRFLKLGLIRRPVRVREAVWTPPRT; encoded by the coding sequence ATGCCGCCAACACGCCGCCACATGCTTCTGTCGCTGGCCGCCCTCGGCTGCGCCAGCCTGCCGCGCGGCGTCCAGGCCGCGCCGCCCGCCGAATTCCATATCGGCTACCAGAAGATCGGCCTCCTCGTCGTCGCGCGGCAACAGCGCCTGATCGAACAGCGTCTGGCCGAGCCGGCGATCCCCGTCACCTGGTCCGAATTCGCCGCCGGGCCGCCGCTGCTGGAAGCGCTGAACGCCGGCAGCATCGACTTCGGCTATACCGGCGACGCGCCGCCGATCTTCGCGCAATCCGCCGGGGCCGAGCTGGTCTACGTCGCCGCCACCCCGCCCAGCGGCACCGGCGAGGCCATCATCGTCCGGGACGCCTCGCCGATCCGCTCGCTCGCCGACCTGCGCGGCCGCCGCGTCGGCTTCACCCGCGGCTCCAGCGCGCACAACCTGACCGTCGCGGCGCTGGAGAAGGCCGGGCTCGCCTATGGCGACATCACGCCCGTGCTGCTGAGCCCGGCGGATGCCGCCGCCGCCTTCGGGCGCGGCGACATCGACGCCTGGACGATCTGGGACCCCTTCCTGGCCCTGGCACAGGCGCGCGAGACGGTGCGCGTCCTGGCCACGGCGCCGGAGATCGCACCGACCAACTCCTTCCTGCTCGCCCGCCGCGCCTTCGCCGAACGGCATCCGGAGGTGATCGTGCAGGCGTTGGCGGGGCTGCGGCAGGCGGCCGCCTGGGCAGAGGCCAACCGGGACAGGGTCGCCGCCACGCTCTCCGAGATCACGGGCGTCGAGATCGGCGCCCAGACCGTGGCCGCCGCCCGCACCGATTTCGGCATCCTGCCGCTCAGCGACGACATCGTCGCGCACCAGCAGGCCACCGCCGACCGCTTCCTGAAGCTCGGCCTGATCCGCCGCCCCGTGCGGGTGCGCGAGGCCGTCTGGACCCCGCCCCGCACCTGA
- the ssuD gene encoding FMNH2-dependent alkanesulfonate monooxygenase, with amino-acid sequence MTDTPIRFFWFIPTHGDGRYLGSEDQQRPPEFRYFREVAQAVDRLGYEGVLLPTGQNCEDSWITAAGLAPATERLKFLVALRPGVTTPAFAARQTAALDRLTDGRLLLNVVVGGNPRELAADGVFLPHDERYAQAAEFLRIWRGLLSSERVNHDSRYFRMEDGHLDLTALQEPHPPLWFGGSSEAGQDLAAEQVETYLTWGEPVAQVAEKVEAVRRRAALRGRRVRFGIRLHFIVRETEEEAWKAAETLISRVSDKAIEVAQQRFLKEMDSVGQRRMAELHGGRRDRLVVAPNLWAGVGLIRGGAGTALVGTPAQVAQRLREYQQVGIETVIGSGYPHLEEAYRVAELLFPALGIENHRRRRKHASVSSEFATAEAAEHARAAAS; translated from the coding sequence ATGACCGACACCCCGATCCGCTTCTTCTGGTTCATCCCCACTCATGGCGACGGGCGCTATCTCGGCTCCGAGGACCAGCAGCGCCCGCCCGAGTTCCGCTATTTCCGCGAGGTCGCCCAGGCCGTGGACCGGCTGGGCTACGAGGGTGTGCTGCTGCCCACCGGCCAGAACTGCGAGGACAGCTGGATCACCGCCGCCGGCCTCGCCCCGGCCACGGAGCGGCTGAAGTTCCTCGTCGCCCTGCGCCCCGGCGTCACCACCCCGGCCTTCGCCGCGCGCCAGACCGCGGCGCTGGACCGGCTGACCGACGGGCGCCTGCTGCTCAACGTCGTGGTCGGCGGCAATCCGCGCGAGCTGGCGGCGGATGGCGTCTTCCTGCCGCATGACGAACGCTATGCCCAGGCCGCCGAGTTCCTGCGCATCTGGCGCGGGCTGCTGTCCAGCGAGCGGGTGAACCATGACAGCCGGTACTTCCGCATGGAGGACGGCCATCTGGACCTGACCGCCCTGCAGGAGCCGCATCCGCCGCTCTGGTTCGGCGGCTCCTCCGAGGCCGGGCAGGACCTCGCGGCCGAGCAGGTCGAGACCTATCTCACCTGGGGCGAGCCGGTGGCCCAGGTGGCGGAGAAGGTGGAGGCCGTCCGCCGCCGCGCCGCGCTGCGCGGCCGCCGGGTCCGCTTCGGCATCCGCCTGCACTTCATCGTGCGCGAGACCGAGGAGGAGGCCTGGAAGGCGGCGGAGACGCTGATCTCCCGCGTGTCCGACAAGGCCATCGAGGTGGCGCAGCAGCGCTTCCTGAAGGAGATGGACAGCGTCGGCCAGCGCCGCATGGCCGAACTCCATGGCGGCCGCCGCGACCGCCTCGTGGTGGCGCCCAACCTCTGGGCCGGCGTCGGCCTGATCCGCGGCGGCGCCGGCACAGCCCTGGTCGGCACCCCCGCCCAGGTCGCCCAGCGCCTGCGTGAATACCAGCAGGTCGGCATCGAGACGGTGATCGGCTCCGGCTACCCCCATCTGGAAGAAGCCTACCGCGTCGCCGAACTCCTCTTCCCCGCCCTGGGCATCGAGAACCACCGCCGCCGCCGCAAGCACGCCTCCGTCAGCAGCGAATTCGCCACCGCCGAGGCCGCCGAACACGCCCGCGCCGCGGCGTCCTGA
- a CDS encoding bifunctional metallophosphatase/5'-nucleotidase, with protein sequence MPDIVSLSRRRLLGASLVLPALALPAIRRAQAEPTGRVSIVHFNDFHSHHDPIVAGGAACREGKTCFGGAARLATAIREARAAATADGYAPLTLDAGDEFTGTLFYTLHRGAAEAAVQVANGVQAMTLGNHEFDNGPANLARYLERLPFPVVSANLDLADEPVLRDRVIPWTMLEAGGRKVAVVGLTTQETAVTSSAGPTVRFGDPAAAMERVLAQLRNQGAATVLVLSHLGLETDRKLARDVAGIDLIVGGHSHTLLANGLEGAEGPDPVMEQGPSGLVRIVQAGCYSRYLGRLDLDLSPEGRVLSHRGLMRELTTDVAPDPEVAAIVATYARPLEELRRKPVTTMPATLSNESCRTSECALGNLMADAMLAAMPKADAAITNGGGMRTGLVEGTVTMGDILAMLPFNNTLATATLKGADIKVALENGLSRAPESIGRFPQVAGMRVVWNIQRPPGDRIVSLEIGGKPYDPEKAYRIVTNNFMRLGGDGYDSFRDRALEHYDNGAPMEDSLIDYLSAGKPLPGIDGRLARGS encoded by the coding sequence GTGCCCGACATCGTCTCCCTGTCCCGACGCCGCCTGCTCGGCGCCTCGCTGGTCCTGCCTGCCCTGGCCCTCCCGGCCATCCGGCGCGCGCAGGCGGAGCCCACGGGGCGTGTCTCCATCGTGCACTTCAACGATTTCCACTCGCACCACGACCCGATCGTGGCGGGCGGCGCCGCCTGCCGCGAGGGCAAGACCTGCTTTGGCGGCGCCGCGCGCCTGGCCACCGCGATCCGCGAAGCGCGCGCCGCCGCCACGGCCGATGGCTATGCGCCGCTGACGCTCGATGCCGGGGACGAGTTCACCGGCACGCTGTTCTACACCCTCCATCGCGGCGCGGCCGAGGCGGCGGTGCAGGTGGCCAACGGCGTCCAGGCCATGACCCTGGGGAACCACGAGTTCGACAACGGCCCGGCCAATCTCGCGCGTTATCTGGAGCGGCTGCCCTTTCCGGTGGTCTCGGCCAATCTCGACCTCGCTGACGAACCCGTGCTGCGCGACCGCGTGATCCCCTGGACGATGCTGGAGGCCGGCGGGCGCAAGGTGGCGGTGGTCGGCCTCACCACACAGGAAACGGCGGTTACCTCCTCCGCCGGCCCGACGGTGCGCTTCGGCGACCCGGCGGCGGCGATGGAGCGGGTGCTGGCGCAATTGCGGAACCAGGGTGCCGCCACCGTGCTGGTGCTGTCGCATCTCGGCCTGGAAACCGACCGCAAGCTGGCGCGCGACGTGGCGGGCATCGACCTGATCGTGGGCGGCCATTCGCACACGCTGCTGGCCAATGGGTTGGAAGGGGCGGAGGGGCCGGACCCGGTGATGGAGCAGGGGCCCTCGGGTCTCGTCCGGATCGTGCAGGCGGGCTGCTACAGCCGCTATCTCGGCCGGCTGGACCTCGATCTTTCGCCCGAGGGCCGGGTGCTGTCGCATCGCGGGCTGATGCGGGAGCTGACCACGGACGTGGCCCCCGATCCCGAGGTCGCCGCCATCGTCGCCACCTATGCCAGGCCGCTGGAGGAGCTGCGCCGCAAGCCGGTGACCACGATGCCGGCGACGCTGAGCAACGAGAGCTGCCGCACCAGCGAATGCGCCCTGGGCAACCTGATGGCCGATGCCATGCTGGCGGCCATGCCCAAGGCCGATGCCGCCATCACCAATGGCGGCGGCATGCGCACCGGGCTGGTGGAGGGCACGGTGACCATGGGCGACATCCTGGCCATGCTACCCTTCAACAACACGCTCGCCACCGCCACGCTGAAGGGGGCGGACATCAAGGTGGCGCTGGAGAACGGACTGTCCCGCGCCCCGGAAAGCATCGGCCGCTTCCCGCAGGTGGCCGGGATGCGCGTGGTCTGGAACATCCAGCGCCCGCCCGGCGACCGCATCGTGAGCCTGGAGATCGGCGGCAAGCCCTACGACCCCGAGAAGGCCTATCGCATCGTCACCAACAACTTCATGCGCCTGGGCGGCGACGGCTACGACAGCTTCCGCGACAGGGCCCTGGAACACTACGACAACGGTGCGCCAATGGAGGATTCCCTGATCGACTACCTCTCCGCCGGCAAACCCCTCCCCGGCATCGACGGCCGCCTCGCCCGCGGGAGCTGA